The stretch of DNA GCATACTTTACTCTTCTACTCAGAAATGGTGCTCAGAAGCTGCTTGGTATCCTCATTGCTATTGGAGAAGCTGTGGCATATGTTCTCTCTGGAATGTATGGCAGTGTGAGCCAACTTGGCACTGGGAATGCTATTCTCATTATACTTCAGCTTTTCTTTGCTGGCATCATTGTCATCTGTCTGGATGAACTCCTACAGAAAGGCTATGGTTTGGGTTCTGGTATCTCTCTGTTCATTGCTACTAATATCTGGTAAGCATGTTAAATGTCATGTCTCGATGATGATTGATTTTGCTATTATGTACATGCTGTCTTATGGTAAACTTCCTCCCATGTAGTGAGAACATCATCTGGAAGGCATTTAGCCCAACAACCATCAACAGTGGGCGTGGTGCTGAATTTGAAGGGGCTGTCATTGCTTTGTTCCATCTTTTGATTACTCGAACTGATAAAGTCCGTGCTCTACGCGAGGCTTTCTATCGTCAGAATCTTCCAAATGTGACCAATTTACTTGCTACTGTCTTGGTCTTCCTCATAGTTATCTACTTCCAAGGCTTCCGTGTTGTGCTTCCAGTGAGATCAAAGAATGCTCGTGGTCAACAAGGCTCGTACCCAATCAAGCTATTCTACACTTCCAACATGCCTATCATTCTGCACTCTGCACTGATTACCAACCTCTATTTCATATCCCAGGTACGGACTTCAATTCCAGTGCTGTTGTACAATTGTTACATGAATGTGGAAGGGCTAAAAATACTATTATTGCAGCTTCTCTACAGGAAATACAGTGGAAATTTCCTTGTTAACCTTCTTGGGAAATGGAAGGAATCCGAGTACTCTGGTCATTCTGTTCCTGTTGGTGGTCTTGCTTACTATGTTACTGCACCATCAAGGTGAATAATTAGTTTCTTTTACATTGCTGCCTTCTCTTTTACGATTCGTTGCTTATGATTTTGTTAACAATCAATGAATTATTAACCATGCTTACTTCAAATGTTCAAATTTGCAGCTTGGCTGATGTTCTGGCAAATCCATTCCATGCATTGTTCTATGTGGTCTTCATGCTGTCAGCTTGTGCTCTCTTCTCAAAGACATGGATTGAAGTTTCTGGTTCATCAGCAAAGGATGTTGCTAAGCAGCTGAAGGTAAAAATAATGCATATCCGTGATCTGTCTTTCCCCTCCATGTGTAGCATAGTTCATGAATCATAACCTTGCAAGGGGCACATGCTGATGTATTTGTTTGGGTCTATATTACTTTAATTTGTCGTGCAACTATATAATCTGCTGCTGGTTATGCACTAGAAATGTTAATAGTATGATAGTATACATTGTATTCAAATGCAAGATTTCCGTGCTAATCCCTTACCCTGGCAATTCAACAGGAACAACAAATGGTGATGCCAGGCCATCGTGAGTCAAACCTGCAGAAGGAACTGAACAGATAcatccccactgctgctgcaTTTGGTGGAGTATGCATTGGTGCATTGACTGTTCTAGCTGATTTTATGGGCGCAATTGGCTCAGGAACGGGTATTCTGCTTGCTGTCACCATCATATACCAGTACTTTGAGACATTCGAGAAGGAAAGGGCAACCGAGCTTGGTTTCTTTGGTTTCTAATCTCCTTAGCAGCAGGAGCCGTAATATGGGTATAGGCTTAATCTTCCTGCAAGTCACAGTACTGTTTGGCCGGCTGTTTATTGTTGTAATCGGAGAGCTTATAGTCAGCTTAGGTTGCAGACTAATTTACAGAGGGGATCAAGGAAACTAGTAGCAGGTTCTGCATGCGTTTTGAGGCCAGTATGGTGGCATAAGTTCTGCCAAAGTACAGCCGCAGTCATCATCAAGTATGGTGGCATAAGTTCTGCCAAAGTACAGCCGCAGTCATCATCAGTTGGCCTTTTTCAGTCTTTTTATGTTTTGACTATAGTGACCCGGATGATTTTGGATGAATTTAGTTATCGTGAACTGAATATGTGTCCTTATTTGTTTGCGATAATGATCGTACTAATGTTtatggttcttttttttttgcgacaaTGATCTTATACTAAATAAATGCAACCTCCGTTCCAAATGTAGTTCGGTTTGACCTTTTTGGATTTATAGTATTATTTGATATGTACCTAGATATATTGTATACGTACGTGCATAGAAAACTCTATGATTTTTAGTCAAAATGATTTACATTTTGGAAGTCAAAACGATTCACATTTTGCAACGGAGGGAGCATATATTTTTGTTGGATAAGTATTTGTACTCTGTATCCCACAATTTACGTGATACAAACTGAGCCACTATCTGTTCCACGTTTCGTTGCTCCTTTGCAAGCTagatgaccaccttttgctgGAAAAAAAAGATGTCATTTGAGCGAGACATCGGATCGAGTTAGCTGATGCCTGTTTTTATTAAATAGAATTACTCCAGCTTTTAAAGAAAGCAAATTTAGCTGATGCCTGTTGGCCGACCGTTTTGGGAAGGAACGGTTTGAGCCGAAGTGCAGCAAAGTTTCGGGCTACTTGAGGTCAAATTGTTGGGTGAAATGCTTCCGGCAGGTCAACAACTTTAAATTGATCCACGATAATTTGGATAGTCTACTTTTTGCCATCCGGCAGGACTTAAAGCTGATTTCTGATGACTCAGTGAGTCTACTTTTAAAAGAGTCTAAACTCTTTTTTTTAGTCTACTTTGGACCGAGTCATCATAGATTACAATCTCGGTGCGTCTGCTTTTGACATTTTCTGAGTCGTAGACTCAAGGTTTTCATGTTCTGGACATCGCGCAGAGATATCAGGTGTTGCTAAGTCCAGTAGAACAAAGGGCGGGCTACCTTCGTTCTCAATCCATAACAGGACGCGGTCATCGTTTGGAGAGACAATCAGTATCACTGAAAGCAAACAATTTGTAATAACCATTTAAAAGAACAAGTAAATAGACGAGCGTTTTCTCTTTTGGTGGTAGACGATGTAACAAGACGCTAATGGACCTCGTCAGTATCAAAGATGTACCCTTGTCCGTAGGCAACTTATAAGTTCTGTGTGAGCATATGCATTTATAATATGTTTcacaaaacaaataaataagcacATTTTAACAGTTTAACCTACAAGCTTCTACCGGGTACAAACAAGTACAAATATATATGGATATGGTATTATTGAGGTACCATTAGAAGCAAATGTCACGAATTTTCTCTCTAAGTGATGCGGTATACAAGTCCACTTACAAATTATTCGCAGAAAAGTCAGCAGAGGAAAAGAATCAACTCACACAAAATGTGACAATTACATGCCTCTACGCAGAGAGAGACCATGCACCTGCCTTACAAGTATTTCTCTACATCTTTCGCACCAGTTTAAAAGAATTGTCAAATATGCCGTTTGCCTTGCATGAGTGTTGAGCCACATGAAAAGTAAGGGTATGCCTGTGAAAAAAAAACCCTCGATCTGGTGGGGCAACCCCCCCAGCATTAGAATAAGGTCTTCCAGACCGAGAAAAACCCCGAATCCCTGCCCCACCCTTACAGATGAGATTTTTTTAACCCCACCTGAAAATTCGTTCCGCGGGTAGTCGAACCCAGGAACCGAGGAGGTGCTAGTTGAGCCCATCCAACCAAGTCAGCTAGAGGGTCGTTCGCGTGCACCTTTGCACATATTGTTGCTATTGTGCCTGCTGCTCTCAGAGCTTCTTACCGTATTGAAATATGGATGAGCCTGCAaacatatatataaaaaatatgctTTCAGCATAATCTAGTTTTAAAGTAATAAATGTTGTAAAAATGAATCTACTTTTCTTCATGAATGTTGGCAAGAGAGAGATACCATGGTTTCCTTTGCTGTAGGCCTTTCCTGGTGATCGTACCGGAGTAGCTtatcgatcaaatcaatagcCTATAAAAGGTAGAAACTTTGTCAAACacacacgcgcacgcgcacaagAAATGAGTAGTAAAAGGCCACATTGATCAAAAGGGTCACCTCGGGGCTAACTAGGTGTCTGTTCCTAGCGTTGACAAACTTCACCCATGGTTTCCTATTATGTCTGCAGCCATAAAAACTTAGTTAGATCATCCTACATTAAAGAACATTGATAGTCTGCAAGATTATCCAAAGCAATGACCTTCCAACGAGTCTTTCCAGCTGTGGGTCAAGCTGGAGACCATATTTGTCAAGATACTCGTAGAAATCTTCTGTGCCAAGAACCTGCAGGACAGCAGCAGTGATTGCATACATTACTCACTAAACAATATTCAAACAAATCAGATATAACCTGCTTTCAAAGATCCATTTCTTTGGGAAATGCAAGATTAAGGGATGAGAGGAAATTGTAAAACCAGAACAGCTAGGGCTTAGGATTTTATGTTTAAGGGTTTCGTCAAGGTCATAACTGCAACTGTGGTGCACCATATATGATATATCCAAGATGTGGTAGCTAATCTAAATGAACTCATAGGCAAAACAAGGAGATCATAGATAATTGTAATGGACACAAAAGGCCATTGCAACATCTAGACATACTTTTATATTCTGATTAACATACACTCATGAGAGTTGGACTATGATTTATTAAGTTCGCAATCAGAACAACGCATACGACTAATATATTGGCATCTGAAAAAACAACAATACACAAAGCTAGTGCAGTAACGTTTTACATGCAGTCAGTAATTTTCTGTACATGCAAGGCTATGATGGTCTGCTAGACTGCTACATTGGTCCATATAAAAGATGTAGACAAAACATATGAACTTGCCATTACTGAGACTCTAAAGCAGAGATATTGTGCTAAATTGGTGCAAAACAACTCATATGCAAACAATAATTTCACATGAATCAATTAACCTGTGCAATTTTAACAGGATAAATTAAATTTATGCAGCATCTAAAAACATAATCAAGTGGCAACTAATTACTTAATTAGAGTAGTAATTAATCATCAATGTACCATTTCGATTCAGCCAAGAAAATATTTTGAAGGATGTTTCCACACAGAGAAGCTTTAAACTTACCTCGGTTATTTTCACTAACTGGTCATAATTATCCTGGCCACTAAAGAACGGGTCCACTCGGAATATCTGTTAGAGAATCATAATGGACATCAACAGAGGTCTTATAGTGAAGATAATTTATTGGGCCTTGTCACTTACCATTGCTGCAAACATGCAACCAAGACTCCACAAATCCAATGAGTAATCATAATCTAACAAATCCACAAGAAGTTCAGGACCCTTGTAGCATCTGTAAATAGCAAAGGACATGGTAATCCAAGGAGAGAAAGAAGGCAACGCGAGGCAGCAAGAGAGTAATATAATTTTCAAGAGACAGAGTACACATTAATTTACTATTTATATTCAGGGTTAACATAACCTTCTGTGGAAAGTCCAGCACTCATATGACATTCAAATGAGAGATAAGCCAGAACTAATATAAAGATGCATTAGTCTATTATAATTAAGTCCACACGagaatatttatattttcatatttttattagCAGTGCATAACTGCTACCATGAATATGTGGATAAATACAACTTTATGAACAACCCAAACAAGTCCACGAACCGACAACTTTCAAAGCTGGGGAGCTGGGACAGCTGACCTTGAAGCAACTCTAGCATTATATTCCATCTTGGGATGGTAGAACTCTGCAAGACCCCAATCGATTAGACGAAGCTGGCGTTTTTCATGGTCAATCATGATATTGTGAGGTTTGACATCTCGGTGCATGATACCCCGTGAATGACAATAATCTAGTGCCTACACAAATACCTGGAAAAGTTAAGACCATCAAGTCGAATGCAGCCTGAAGGAAATAGGAGGCTAGAACATTTAAGTTGTAAAAATTTAAGttgtaaaaatgcaaaatggACAGCTAGCTCATCAATAAAAGAGAGCACCACATACTGCACTTTCATTTGGTCTTTATGATGCCCACCCAAATACATCAAAGTTTCATTTTCTTTTGGTCTAAACTCCAAATATCTTTATGACAGTTCTACATTTTAGTCCCTCACACGAATTATCAGCTAAAGGAATATAAATAAGACCATACTTATCGGCCCAATGTGACCCTTAAAATTTCTAGGATCTGTGATATGCGAGAAAAACCATGGGAATTCAATTTTACTTTCAAAATCAAACAGGTACATCATGAAAAGAAGTTGATATTGGAATAGCTGAACCATGAACAAGACGACATAAGTAACAGATACGAGAAATAATGAGGTCCAGAATCCAGATTCTTGCCTTTAataattcaaaaatataatATCTGATATCATAATCAGATAGTGTAGGGTAGAGCACTTTGAAGTCAGTATTATTGACATATTCAAAGATCAGACTAGGCGTCTTTGATTCCTCATCTCTGACAACATCAAGCAGCTTTACAATATTTGGCCCTCCATATAAGTTCTGAAGTATTTTTATTTCCCTCTTGATCTGGATGATCATAAAAGAAACCACATGAACCACTACAAAGTCACAGAAATCTAAGCAAGTAGAaaaacacacatacacacaaacATCAATTTCGCTCAAATAACTTCAAAATTATCCAGTAAGCCTAAAAATGATCAAATAACCACGAGTAGATGCCACagaaaattaaaatttatcagtTTTTTGCTCCTATCTTACTCTTTTTTATACAAAAAAAACATAAGATGCCCTTGTTGTGAATTTCTTGAGTATGAACAAGATGATATAgccatactccctccgtcccaaaaagaaTGCAAATCTCGTTTCTCGAGAAGTCAAACTATTTcaattttgaccaaatttattcaaaaaattactAACATTTGTGTCTCCGAATAGATgtagtatagaaatatattacatGATTAATCTAAAGATACTTATATTGTAACACAAATATTAatactattttgtataaattcggtcaaatttgaaattgtttgactCCTCGGGAAGCGAAATTTACATTCTTTTTGGGACGAAGGGAGTACAACAATCCTGAGCAACTACAATGTCTCCAGCCAAGATAAACTAACGAAGGATTTACTCAAACCATATTGTCTCGTGCTCAAAACAGCTGATACTGGTGGTCATTCATAAACTCTAACCTAATAAATGGCAGCCACTGCGTTTCCAGTTTTACGATTCCAGTGAGTAGAAATGCAACAACCACCACAACAGAGCATTGCAAACTTTCgtcaccttcttcttcttcacggGCTTGAGGATCTTAATGATGCACCTCTCATCGCTCCCAGGCTGGAAACCTTCAAACACCTCGCTGTACTTTCCCTTCCCCACCTTCCGCAGCACCTCGTATCCATCCTGCTCCCTGTACGCACAGGCACATCAGAACAACAACCCTACCTCGCCCCCAAATCTGGAGACCACGGACGAGCTGAGCTCCAGCTCCGTGTGCCTACCCCCACTGGATGTCGAGCGACTCGTAATCCCAGTACTCCTTGGGCCGCTGGGCGTTGGCGTCCGCGTAGACGCGCGCAACGGAGGCGGCGCCCCCGGGAAACCGCGTGGCCCGGCCGAAGCGCGGCGTCATGGGGAGCGGCGCCTCagctgcggcggccgcggcggcggcgtaggccgtgggggcgacgcggcggcgtaGCTGGTGGTGGCGAGCGTGGCGCGGGGCCGCGGTGGAGAGGAGGAAGCcgtggggcgcggcggcggcggcggcggcggcggctgatgcCGGAAGCGGGAGGACGCGGCTGCGCAGGGCGCACCAGGCCATGTAACCGCGGCGCGGGGGGCGGAGGGATCCGGCCGGCCGTGTCGCTGGCTGGCTCGCTGCGGCGACCGAGTTCGGCTGCGAGAGCAAAAGCACGCCGTGGCTCGGTGGCTCCGCTCGCCTCTCCCGGCCCCGGGTGGTGGGCTCGCTTTCTTTCGCACGTAAAAATCTCAAGAAAATATCCTCGTAATCGCCAGCCCGCGATTACGAGGATGGAGTGTTGGCCCGGCCCTGATACTCGGAGCATTCATTCGGAAATCCTCTATATCTTTCACAAAATTTTTTCTTCCCCACATTCCAATATTTGATATTCGTGCAAATCATCTCAACCGTTGGATCTCTTCAATTCTAACCTTCTTCCTCCTGCTCCCCTTTCCCACCATGCGTCATCGCCGCGCCAGAGCCCGCTGCGCCGCCTGCCGCGTCGTCGCGAGCGCCGCGCCTGCACATCCGCTGCCGCCCGCCTGCCCTCCCTGCGTTGCCGCTGCTGCGCGCCGCCGTTGCCGACAGAATTACTAGTTCAGCCCACGGCAGCACTAAGGACAGGGGCGGGCCTACTTGGTATGCATGGGTATTCATTGAATACCAAATATTTTTGCTAATTTATAGTATCTAAAGGTATAACTCAatgtatatatattaataataGGTATAAAATAGCCATTTTGCTCTTCTCGCATTGACTTGAGCCGCGGGCCCGAAAGAACATGAGGGGGTTGGCCAGTGCTCTCTGCACGGCGCCTGCTGCTTTGCTGttgcgtgctgctgctgcgcgccgCGCCCGGACACGCCGATGCCGGAGAAGAAACACCCTCGCTGGAGAAAAAATCTTCAACATTtctatttcaacattttatatctccaatttcaacattttgtcttcacagtttcaacattttgaaaGCTAAATGTTGAACGTGTTTAACAAAATGTTGAGTTAACTTAACTAAAATATTGAACATATTTACAGTAAATAATTAAGTTAAAATAGGCTTTAAAAATAAATGTCTTATCTATCTTTCATTTATATCTATCTTTCATAAGATAGAGCCCCCGCATTCatgcccccctcccctgctcctcggAGCTCGGCAGCAACTAGACGCCGGTTTCGCCTGCCTTCCAAACACGCCGCCGTCTTCAACCCTTCTTCCAAAACGGACGGGGGAAAGCGAGAAAATCCCGCGGGCAAGGGCGCGCGCGCGAGCTGCCATGGATGCTGGGGCTGAGGAGCTCGGCGGCACAGCTCAGCCCCAAGAGCAGGTCAGTTTCGCCGAACCCTAGCACCTCGCCTGCCTCTAGTGGGACAAGCGACAACCATTTTTCTTAACTGGCATTGGAATTCCTCGCTGTATAGCCTTGTAGACTGTTCGTGCCACATGTGCGGTGAGTTTATGTAATCGAAAGCATATTCTGCGACTGGTTTCGTGGTAATGGGGAAAGCAGGGGGCTATTGCGTCTCGCGCTTATACTTTCGAGGTACATTTTGGTCAGCCTGCGCACCAAGAGGTGTCTAGTTCTTTAGTTCAGTCATTGCAGTTGCTCATGCTGCCCTGCCATGCTGGAGCTTGGAGTTTAGGCACGGGATGCGCTGAAATGACCATGCCCGCGTAATTACTTACTCATACAGAAATTTAAGCTTGAACTGACAAGTTATCCAATGTTGGTCATTATAGCCATTTTGGTTCAGCATACATGCATAATCACAGCTAACCATCTACTCACTGTATCTGGAGCAGAACCTTGACCCTGGTCCTGTTGATAAATCTGTCCTGGTGGAACAGGAGTTTCACAAGTCAGAAGCTATATTTGTTGGGAAGGTAACAATTTAAAACTTGtccttaattttttttaaaggaaAACTTTTCCTTAAATTTTGATTTATCTGCTTATTTCCCATTAATACGTTCAGTTCTCAGTTATTGGGTctttaaaaaaaagagtttTCTGTTAATGATCTTATCCTGAAAATAAATGCAGATCTACAAACCTGTTAGATTTATCGAACATGGCACCAGACTTAACCAGTGGGAAGTGAGACATAAGGGAATGCTTGCGCTATTGCAGCGTTCTGGATTTTACCACCTCTCTTTCTTGAAGCGGGTTCAGTTGGACCATGCATTTTTAAATGCATTGGTTGAAAGATGGCGGCGTGAAACACAAACATTTCACTTGCGGTTTGGAGAAATTACAGTGCTCTTAAAGGATGTGGCAATTCTTACTGGGCTTCGTGTACATGGTGCTCTTGTCACTGGCCCGGCAAACTGTAATTGGGAGCAATTATGCACACAGCTTCTGGGTCAAGAGCCTCCACAGATCAAAGGTGGTTCTATCAACATTGCATGGCTCCATGACACTTTCAAAACATTACCATAAGGTGCAAATCAGTCAGATGTAGAGTATGCTGCACGACTCACGAGCGTACATACTGTACCAAATCGGCTGCAGTTTATTTCCTGATCCGAGTGGAACTAGAGTGCACTTGCGATATTTGGCCCTACTCCGTGATTTTGATGCCTCAGGAGAGATGGCCTGGGGGGCTGCTGTTCTTGCCCACCTCTACAGAGAACTTGGAAAGACCAGCATGAAGGGCAAAGCGAACTGCTGTGCGTTTCTCACTCTTCTTCAGGTAGTATGTCTTCTTAGTTTTGCAGAAAACTTCACTCTCGATGCATGCTAGACCTGATCGATGCAAAAACATTGCAGATATGGGCATGGGAGCATATCCAGATAGGCTGTCCTGAAAGGCTAGAGAATAAGGCTCTACCCGATGACTTGCCCCTTGGATGCAGGTTTTTTATAGCTCAGATTGTTTTTTATTACCACTTCTGTTTACTTCAATATATGCTCCATGATATGAAAAACATCTGATAACTAGATGGAATGTTGCCTTCAAGAACCGTGAAAATGTCTGATCCATGGACCATGAGTTCTACAGGCATCGGCTCGATACTATATCAGATTCTCAGGTATGAGTTTCATGACTTCAGGATGTGCATTTGTGCTGTTAGATGCTCACAAAAAGGAGTTGAAATGATATCAGTAGTATATTTTGAATGTTTTATAGATCACATGGGACCCATACACACCAAACCTGATCGCTGGGCTTCCTGCAACATGTACATTTGGATCTGCAGTTTGGAGATCAAGGACTCCATTAATATGCTTCCAGATAGTGGAAATGCATGTGTCTGATCGTGTCTTACTACAATTTGGAATGGTGCAGCACATACCAGACCTGGTTGAGGCTGTTGAACGTGTTACAATGCAGGGTAAAGCTGATCAAGATTGGCCTACTTACCATGATAAGTACATTAAACAATGGCAGAACAGGCTCTTCTCTGTTGTCGAGCAACAGGATACAGGGAACTCAGATCCTACTCATGCAAGGAATCGTTACCTTGAATGATATTGGCGAATTACACGTCGATGGATCTCCACTCCTGTTGAATGTCCAGTTATATCGTATGAGTTATCTAGGCAGGCTGGTAAAATTCTGGTAATAATTTTTAAATGAATTTTGCATTCTGTTTGTGCTAAGTTTAATGTCTACATGTCATTCATAAACACTTTCAACCACAAGCAGGTTGATTTGGTCAATACAGTACATGGACGAATTAGAACTTTGTTAAGTGAAACTGATGCAAAAAGAATGAAGGAATCACTTACTGACATCGATGTGTACATCACTGTTAAAATGGCGGAGTCTAAGCAGGTTGCTCTCTCACCGTGTCTTAATGGATCTATTTACTTAAATTGCAAGATACAAAACATGCTTATGTCCTCAGTTGTCGTGCAGATTATGCAAAGTGGTGTTCCAGCTGGCATGGGAATTGGGAGTGCTGAATCAGCCATGATCTTTTCAAATAACGTGGATCGTCCCCAAGCTACTGTTGCGAATATGCAACAAATTGGTGATGATCATGTCGAGGGAAACACTATACTGCAATTGGATCAAATGAGGAGAATTCAACCCACAGTAGGAACTGCTGATTTAGCACCTCTCACTACAGGTGATACCACAAGCAACAAAACTGAGGATGCTCATCCACAGGGAGATCCTCTTGATATAACCATGACAGAAGTAAATCTCCAGGACATTATTAGCACACCTGTTGAGGATGCTATGACAGATATTATGAACACATCTGCAGAGGATGCTACACTGGAGGATATTTCAAATTCAGAAATGAAGAATGATTATGCATCCATAGCGACTGTGGAAGTGCAGGAGACTGTTGGATCAGTGGACCAAATCTACAAAAAGGTTACATCTGAATTGTAGGAGTTTGCTGGTGCACCTTTGATTAATGGTAAAATTGATGAAGTCATTATTGTATTTTTTTGTACAGTTACATGGTGGGGATTACTCACATAATTTTGGTAATTGCAGGTGAAGGAACGGTGTGCAAACCTTCAGTCCTTCCAGAATTCGAAAAGATTTTGGGTATATCATCAAATAATGAGCACTTGCAGAAGATCACGGGTGCATCTGAGAACGATGTTATAATTGAGGAAGCTTTGGGGACAAGATCAAAGAATATTACAGGTCCAAGAACGATGGGTTGACCTTTTAATGCCAGTAGACCTGGAGATACCTTGAATACATCTAAGAAAAAGTTCAGTTCAGTGCCAAGTGATGTTGAATCTCCCTATGTCTCTGAACAGGAAGAACCTGATGCTGCAATTCCAGGCCCTGACAAACAGCAAGATGCTGTCCAGACAAAGCTTGAGGACAATGTTGCTCAGGGTGGAGCCGATGCTATGCAAAATCAAATATTTCAAGAGAATACCAAGGACCCAATTGAAAATGGCCATTGGCAGAAACCTGTTGCTGTACCTGCTGAAGATTTCCCTATCAGTAGTGCTGGAGAGGTAACTCAGAGAATTGTTAATTCATTCACTGGAGAAGCAAATGATACAGTTGGAAAGGAGGAATCCGCTGGGGATGAGGACCTTGGCAATCTAGGTCCAAACAAACTATCTAAAAGGAGGAAATTGATGGTTCTTTCCCACGAAAATTCTGAGTTTTGTTTAACCATAGAGGCTACTAAAATGGAAACTGCAAAAACAGAGGAGAAAACAGATCAGAATGTAAGAAGTGGCAGTGGCCAGTTGATAGCATTCACAAGAAGGAAACGAAAGCACTTATGCAATCACCGCCCTGACTCCTAATACTATTTTGTTACTTTAGGCAATATTTTGAGAAGCTTTTTCGCTTATGTATGTTTTAGAGTACAATGGATGTGAATTCAGAATCTTCTTACCATGATGTGCAGCCAAGGCGTCATGCCAAAGGAATATCTGAATCCTTTTCAGATTAGGAATATCTGAACCGAGATGTGACTAAGATTGCCAGGACTTGTTGTTCCTGTAATATTCTCTGACCGTCTTCATCTTGCAGGAGCCAGAAGTCGAATATCCAGTCCCCAGTATGAAAATATGGCACTTTTCTAAATCTCTGCATTCCAAAATACAAGAAATTCTAGATTTGCTGTAAGTCGGACTTCTATAATTTTGACCGAGTTCATTTTAAAATACATAATATgaaatttgtttcattgaattCATCATGAAATAAACTTCATGAAAAGTTATCTATGttaatatttttctataaacttcAAAGTTAGAAAAGCTTGAGGGACAAAACTAAAACATACATTATGTAGGGGAGGAAGTATTATCATTCGGTAGGTTCTTGTGCATTAGCGTTTTTCCCATACAGAGACCACGTCTTGTCTGCCCCCCCTAGAGGCCTAGATGACACTGCTGCAACCTCAACAatctgttgacagccaaaattagcACCTGCagaggtcgaccggtctgaccggtcaggctgaccggtcagaccggtctgattcTGTAATCCGAGTAGATTTAGATTTAGAGATAGATTTCCTTTTGTAAATCGAATCATGAAGGGGTACATCTTCcctggcctatatatatatatatgaaggctaaggccgattgaggttattccaatcgaatcaatcaaaatattgcTTACTTTTTGTCTTTCAAACCCTAAccttttccaaaccctaattgctttcttctctcgtctcgacggcgtttgaagacgttctgagtggcctgccgatctcagagcaaccctagcgtgacgagctccgacggggtccttCCCGAGCTCGCCGTTCTAGGCTTTCG from Panicum virgatum strain AP13 chromosome 9K, P.virgatum_v5, whole genome shotgun sequence encodes:
- the LOC120649665 gene encoding protein transport protein Sec61 subunit alpha-like, which codes for MAGGFRVLHLVRPFLAFLPEVQSADRKIPFREKVIYTVISLFIFLVCSQLPLYGIHSTTGADPFYWMRVILASNRGTVMELGITPIVTSGMVMQLLVGSKIIEVDNSVREDRALLNGAQKLLGILIAIGEAVAYVLSGMYGSVSQLGTGNAILIILQLFFAGIIVICLDELLQKGYGLGSGISLFIATNICENIIWKAFSPTTINSGRGAEFEGAVIALFHLLITRTDKVRALREAFYRQNLPNVTNLLATVLVFLIVIYFQGFRVVLPVRSKNARGQQGSYPIKLFYTSNMPIILHSALITNLYFISQLLYRKYSGNFLVNLLGKWKESEYSGHSVPVGGLAYYVTAPSSLADVLANPFHALFYVVFMLSACALFSKTWIEVSGSSAKDVAKQLKEQQMVMPGHRESNLQKELNRYIPTAAAFGGVCIGALTVLADFMGAIGSGTGILLAVTIIYQYFETFEKERATELGFFGF
- the LOC120649666 gene encoding casein kinase II subunit alpha-like, which gives rise to MAWCALRSRVLPLPASAAAAAAAAAPHGFLLSTAAPRHARHHQLRRRVAPTAYAAAAAAAAEAPLPMTPRFGRATRFPGGAASVARVYADANAQRPKEYWDYESLDIQWGEQDGYEVLRKVGKGKYSEVFEGFQPGSDERCIIKILKPVKKKKIKREIKILQNLYGGPNIVKLLDVVRDEESKTPSLIFEYVNNTDFKVLYPTLSDYDIRYYIFELLKALDYCHSRGIMHRDVKPHNIMIDHEKRQLRLIDWGLAEFYHPKMEYNARVASRCYKGPELLVDLLDYDYSLDLWSLGCMFAAMIFRVDPFFSGQDNYDQLVKITEVLGTEDFYEYLDKYGLQLDPQLERLVGRHNRKPWVKFVNARNRHLVSPEAIDLIDKLLRYDHQERPTAKETMAHPYFNTVRSSESSRHNSNNMCKGARERPSS